In Hirundo rustica isolate bHirRus1 chromosome 2, bHirRus1.pri.v3, whole genome shotgun sequence, one genomic interval encodes:
- the PGM2L1 gene encoding glucose 1,6-bisphosphate synthase — translation MGDCGAPGDVNSNVLVARSTGDAQLDKAVWQWLSWDKNQKTKEQIESLLQSGKHKELRDRLCCRLTFGTAGLRSAMGAGFCYINDLTVIQSTQGIYKYLERNFSDFKQRGFVVGYDTRGQVTSNCSSKKLAKLTAAVLLAKDVLVYFFSTYVPTPFVPYAVQQLGAVAGVMITASHNRKEDNGYKVYWENGAQITSPHDKEIIKCIEECVEPWSGSWNENLVDTSPLRQDPLKKICDSYMDDLTKICYHRELNMQTSLKFVHTSFHGVGHDYVQLAFKAFGFQPPIPVPEQKDPDPDFSTVKCPNPEEGESVLELSLRLAEKEDARVVVATDPDADRLAVAEQQENGCWKVFTGNELAALFGWWMFSRWKENCSQDADVRNVYMLATTVSSKILRAIALKEGFHFEETLPGFKWIGSRVKNLIDNGKEVLFAFEESIGFMCGTSVLDKDGVSAAVVIAEMATYLQGQNLTLAQKLVDVYEMYGYHISKTSYFLCYDPPTIKRIFERLRNFDGPQSYPKCCGIYNILHVRDITTGYDSSQLNKKSVLPVSKSSQMITFTFQNGCVATLRTSGTEPKIKYYAEMCALPGHSDRSVLEEELQKLIEALIENFLEPAKNGLTWRSA, via the exons aaccagaaaacaaaggagCAGATTGAGAGCTTGCTGCAGAGCGGGAAGCACAAGGAGCTGCGGGACCGCCTGTGCTGCCGGCTGACCTTCGGCACGGCCGGGCTGCGCTCGGCCATGGGAGCGGGCTTCTGCTACATCAACGACCTCACGGTCATCCAGTCCACTCAG gggATCTACAAGTATCTTGAGAGGAACTTCTCAGACTTTAAGCAGAGAGGCTTTGTTGTCGGATATGATACACGAGGTCAGGTCACCAGCAACTGCAGCAGTAAGAA GCTTGCAAAGCTCACTGCAGCAGTCCTGCTGGCAAAAGATGTGCTCGTGTACTTCTTCTCCACCTATGTCCCAACCCCCTTTGTG CCCTACGccgtgcagcagctgggagcagtggcTGGGGTGATGATCACAGCGTCCCACAACCGCAAGGAGGACAATGGCTACAAG GTTTATTgggaaaatggagcacagatCACCTCTCCTCATGATAAGGAAATTATAAAATGTATAGAAGAGTGTGTTGAACCATGGAGTGGCTCCTGGAATGAGAATCTGGTGGACACCAGTCCCCTCAGGCAGGAtcctctgaagaaaatttgTGACAGCTACATGGATGATCTGACAAAGATCTGCTATCACAG GGAGCTGAACATGCAGACCAGTTTGAAGTTTGTCCATACCTCTTTCCATGGAGTTGGACATGACTACGTCCAGTTGGCTTTCAAAGCCTTTGGATTTCAGCCCCCCATTCCAGTACCGGAACAAAAAGATCCAGATCCAGACTTCTCTACTGTCAAGTGCCCAAATCCTGAAGAAGGAGAATCTGTGCTg GAGCTGTCGCTGAGGCTTGCAGAGAAAGAAGATGCAAGAGTAGTAGTGGCCACTGATCCAGATGCAGATCGACTGGCAGTGgcagaacagcaggaaaa TGGCTGCTGGAAGGTGTTCACGGGCAATGAGCTGGCAGCCTTGTTTGGCTGGTGGATGTTTTCCCGCTGGAAGGAGAACTGCTCCCAAGATGCCGACGTGAGGAATGTTTACATGCTGGCAACCACGGTCTCCTCCAAGATTTTGAGGGCAATTGCACTTAAAGAAGGATTTCACTTTGAG GAAACACTCCCTGGTTTTAAATGGATTGGAAGCAGAGTGAAAAATCTCATAGATAATGGAAAAGAAGTTCTCTTTGCATTTGAGGAGTCTATTG gcTTCATGTGTGGCACATCAGTGCTGGACAAGGATGGAGTGAGTGCAGCTGTGGTCATTGCTGAAATGGCAACTTACCTGCAGGGCCAGAACCtgaccctggcacagaaacTTGTTGATGTTTATGAAAT GTATGGATATCACATATCCAAGACTTCCTATTTCCTGTGCTATGATCCTCCCACTATCAAAAGGATATTTGAGCGACTGCGGAACTTCGATGGCCCTCAGTCTTATCCCAAATGCTGTGGGATTTACAACATCTTACACGTCCGAGACATCACCACTGGCTATGACAGCAGCCAGCTGAACAAGAAGTCG GTGCTGCCGGTGAGCAAGAGCAGCCAGATGATCACGTTCACCTTCCAGAACGGCTGCGTGGCCACGCTGCGCACCAGCGGCACCGAGCCCAAGATCAAATACTACGCCGAGATGTGCGCGCTGCCCGGGCACAG tgacagaagtGTGCTGGAAGAAGAGCTCCAGAAGCTGATTGAGGCTTTGATTGAGAATTTCCTGGAGCCTGCCAAGAACGGGCTGACCTGGCGCTCTGCGTAG